In Pyrus communis chromosome 1, drPyrComm1.1, whole genome shotgun sequence, the following are encoded in one genomic region:
- the LOC137738289 gene encoding uncharacterized protein produces the protein MCLVFVCDEEERVLSRQPAPGACPYCGGTVQAMDVESNWRFCFLPLYWRTKRKLYCSLCTRKLVVQ, from the coding sequence ATGTGTTTGGTGTTCGTGTGTGATGAAGAGGAAAGGGTGCTGTCGAGGCAACCGGCACCGGGGGCATGCCCTTACTGTGGAGGAACGGTGCAAGCCATGGACGTCGAGAGCAACTGGAGGTTTTGCTTCCTGCCGCTGTATTGGAGGACCAAGCGCAAGCTCTACTGCAGCTTGTGTACTAGAAAATTGGTGGTGCAGTGA
- the LOC137738274 gene encoding F-box protein AFR-like, with product MAAPRTSSASNPGSDQCSKQEIRMRKSEPLIPGLPDEVAELCLLYLPYPYQALVRSVSASWKRAITDPSFVLCKKSLCLPLPYLFVFAFNKSTARMQWQALDPRSGRWFVLPPMPCPKAACPPGFACASLPREGTLVVLGGVRADRESSTKTTIVYRTSTNQWSTATPMSTSRSFFDAGNINGKILAVGGDKAGYGSSIRAVDCYDPLKDTWAPCATLPAGLAKYDSNVVGNKMYVTEGWTWPFMHSPRGVVYDPDNDTWQEMRPGMRDGWTGVSVVVGGRLLVISEYGDCPIKVYDPDKDTWQYVGGDRFPCEALRRPFAASGVEGNICVVACGLNVGIGRLSEWEAELKVEWQLLPAPSAFRGFSPSSCQLLFA from the coding sequence ATGGCGGCTCCGAGAACGTCGTCTGCATCAAACCCAGGTTCTGATCAGTGTTCTAAACAAGAAATCAGAATGAGGAAATCTGAGCCGTTGATTCCCGGATTGCCGGATGAGGTTGCTGAGCTCTGCCTGCTTTATCTTCCATATCCGTACCAGGCTCTGGTGCGTTCGGTCTCTGCTTCATGGAAAAGAGCGATTACAGACCCTAGCTTTGTTCTTTGCAAGAAGTCCTTGTGTTTGCCTTTGCCTTATCTTTTCGTTTTCGCCTTCAACAAATCAACAGCTAGGATGCAGTGGCAAGCGTTGGATCCGCGATCTGGCCGTTGGTTTGTTTTGCCTCCCATGCCGTGTCCCAAGGCCGCTTGCCCGCCGGGTTTCGCATGCGCTTCCCTGCCACGTGAGGGGACGCTCGTTGTATTGGGCGGCGTGCGGGCAGACAGGGAATCCTCTACGAAGACAACCATCGTGTATCGTACATCTACCAATCAATGGTCAACAGCTACTCCAATGTCGACCTCGCGGTCATTTTTCGACGCGGGAAATATCAATGGAAAGATCTTGGCCGTTGGAGGCGACAAGGCTGGCTATGGCAGTTCGATCAGGGCCGTAGACTGTTACGACCCGCTGAAAGACACGTGGGCGCCATGTGCCACCCTGCCAGCTGGATTGGCCAAGTATGACTCCAACGTGGTGGGGAACAAGATGTACGTGACCGAGGGGTGGACGTGGCCGTTTATGCACTCGCCACGTGGTGTGGTCTACGACCCAGACAATGACACGTGGCAGGAGATGAGGCCGGGAATGAGGGACGGGTGGACGGGCGTGAGCGTGGTCGTGGGCGGCAGGCTCTTGGTGATATCGGAGTATGGGGACTGTCCGATTAAGGTGTACGACCCTGATAAGGACACGTGGCAGTACGTGGGTGGGGACAGATTCCCATGTGAGGCACTGAGACGTCCCTTTGCTGCGAGCGGGGTGGAAGGGAACATATGCGTGGTGGCATGTGGGTTGAATGTGGGAATCGGAAGGCTGTCCGAGTGGGAAGCAGAGCTAAAAGTTGAGTGGCAGCTTTTGCCAGCTCCGAGTGCTTTTAGGGGATTTTCTCCTTCTAGTTGTCAACTTCTTTTCGCCTAA